One genomic window of Quercus lobata isolate SW786 chromosome 9, ValleyOak3.0 Primary Assembly, whole genome shotgun sequence includes the following:
- the LOC115961305 gene encoding disease resistance protein LAZ5-like → MENKGSNNIRGMMIVPPEPTKLQIEANCFEKMKNLKFLMVGNVDICRGLEYLPNGLRVLDWLWFPLSSLPSNFHPQNLVALNLPQSRIILDKLFKRIQCRSLTHMNFRNCQYIRKLPDLLSATPNVKNLDLNDCRKLVKIYDSIGYLDKLESWELNGCFELRILPSCIVMKSLKVLFLFDCKRVRRFPDIPQRMENLRYLSLAHTAITELPPSIGNLAGLEILEIGSPFYLCRLPISIYELQLISQLLLYGNVQFPKSMGIGRQAPLNFLKKLTSCFTHSEKTKDLNLRECTIRFNRLDTLLIWDDKFLKKIPKLPEAIRRIEANNCISLNSESLRNLILQFGRKLGLPQDMKCSGVKIDLHSHHKLSHQIDFSSRVSISELRVLFVESFPTIDVYLASDLAEIYSIRVPGKKIPKWFNHQSTEGTILFWVGPEFPIVALCVVFHLVPLKDSYADNDSYGFVRDDIISWDCDLRIFINGHKRPFIERVLFHFIKCDHMWFLGMPHSQLLRKFGDLMQGDRNHVEISCKISHWTSEFGKFASMVARMGVHVECTCSPLNSVIIQDNSQNVDDSEDTMLTPLLPPCSTSNGSHTNLGCLNGLRRWRPW, encoded by the exons ATGGAAAATAAG GGATCAAATAACATTCGAGGCATGATGATAGTCCCGCCTGAACCAACAAAGTTGCAAATAGAAGCTAATTGttttgaaaagatgaaaaatctCAAGTTCCTTATGGTTGGTAATGTGGATATTTGCAGAGGTCTTGAATATCTCCCTAATGGATTAAGGGTGCTTGATTGGCTATGGTTTCCTTTATCCTCATTACCATCCAATTTTCATCCTCAAAACCTTGTTGCACTCAACTTGCCACAAAGTCGGATTATATTGGACAAGCTTTTCAAG aGGATACAATGTAGAAGCTTGACACATATGAATTTTCGTAACTGTCAATACATTAGGAAATTACCGGACTTATTGAGTGCCACCCCAAATGTAAAGAACTTGGATCTCAATGATTGTAGAAAATTAGTCAAGATTTATGACTCTATTGGATATCTTGATAAGCTTGAAAGCTGGGAACTTAATGGTTGCTTTGAACTTCGTATTCTTCCAAGCTGCATTGTGATGAAATCTCttaaagttttatttctttttgattgCAAAAGGGTTAGGAGGTTCCCCGATATTCCACAAAGAATGGAAAATTTAAGGTATCTAAGTTTGGCACACACTGCCATTACAGAGCTTCCTCCATCAATTGGAAATCTCGCTGGGCTTGAGATTTTAGAGATAGGTTCCCCTTTCTATTTGTGCCGGCTTCCAATTAGCATTTATGAATTGCAACTTATTTCCCAACTCTTGCTCTATGGTAATGTCCAATTTCCGAAGAGCATGGGAATTGGCAGACAAGCCCCgttgaattttctaaaaaagtTAACTTCATGTTTCACCCACTCAGAGAAAACTAAAGATTTGAACCTCCGAGAATGTACTATTAGATTTAATAGGTTAGATACGCTTCTAATTTGGGATGACaagttccttaaaaaaattccaaagctTCCAGAAGCTATAAGAAGAATAGAAGCAAATAACTGCATTTCGTTGAATTCAGaatcattaagaaatttaatcCTTCag TTTGGAAGAAAGTTAGGGCTTCCACAAGATATGAAATGTTCAGGTGTGAAGATTGATTTGCATTCACATCACAAATTATCACATCAGATTGATTTCTCTTCTCGGGTCTCCATCTCTGAGCTCCGGGTACTTTTTGTTGAGTCCTTTCCCACTATAGATGTGTATCTGGCGAGTGATTTAGCAgaaatatatagtattagagTACCAGGAAAGAAGATTCCAAAGTGGTTTAACCATCAAAGCACAGAGGGTACCATATTATTCTGGGTTGGTCCTGAATTTCCCATAGTTGCTCTTTGTGTTGTTTTTCATCTAGTTCCGTTGAAGGACAGTTATGCTGATAATGATAGCTATGGTTTTGTTCGTGATGATATAATCAGTTGGGATTGTGATCTCAGAATTTTCATCAATGGTCATAAGCGACCTTTTATTGAGAGAGtgttatttcattttataaagTGTGACCATATGTGGTTTTTGGGTATGCCTCACAGCCAATTACTGAGGAAATTTGGAGACTTGATGCAAGGTGATCGGAATCATGTTGAGATTTCATGTAAAATCTCTCATTGGACAAGTGAATTTGGAAAATTTGCTTCTATGGTTGCAAGGATGGGGGTACATGTGGAATGCACTTGTTCTCCTCTGAATTCCGTTATCATCCAAGACAACTCTCAAAATGTTGATGACTCTGAAGACACTATGCTCACACCTTTACTACCTCCTTGCTCCACTTCTAATGGTTCACATACGAATCTTGGGTGTCTCAATGGACTCAGACGCTGGAGACCTTGGTAA